The Fusobacterium polymorphum genome segment TATCTTCTAATTTATAATTCTCCTCTTTTTTTGCATAATCATATAATGCTTTTAATAATATATAGACACTTGTTATCCTTTGTTGACCATCTATTATTAAAACTTCTTCTAATTGGCTTGAATCTGTAATTTTTAAATAAACCATTGTTCCCATAAAATGATCTTTGTCTTTATCATATGCTTTTAAAATGTCCTCAAATAGTTTTTTACATTGAGTATTTTTCCAATCATAATTTCTCTGATAAACAGGAATTTTAAATATCCTTCTGCTTTTACCAATTAAATCCCTAATAACTCTTGCCTTATATGGTTGCATATTTATCTCCCCTTTTTTAAAAAAATTTAAGCCTTTTTAATATTTTTACTAAAAAGACTTATTATTTCTATTATACATTTTCATTAAATTGAATATCATAAAGATTTTTATAGATTCCATTCATAGCTATAAGCTCAGAATGAGTTCCCATTTCTTTAATTTCTCCATTTTCCATAACAACAATTTTATCTGCTCTGACTATTGTTGATAGTCTATGTGCTATAACAAATGTAGTTCTTCCTTCCATTAAACTATCAAGTGCTTCTTGAACAAGTTTTTCTGATTCACTATCAAGAGCAGAAGTTGCTTCGTCTAAAATCATTATTTCTGGGTTTTTAATCAAAGCTCTAGCTATTGCTATTCTTTGCTTTTGTCCACCAGATAACAATGCTCCTCTTTCTCCAACCTCTGTTTCAAATTTATTAGGTAAATCTTCTTGTATAAAGTTATAGGCATTAGCCATTTTAGCAGCTGAAATAATTTCCTCATCAGTAACTTCTTTACCAAAACTTATATTCTCTTTTATAGTTCCACCAAACAAGAAAGTTTCTTGAGGTACTATTGCAAACTTATTTCTATAAATTTTTAAAGGAATATTTTTAATATTCACTCCATTTACTTTTACAGTTCCTTCATCAGTATTAAAAAATCTTGCTAATAAATTTACAAGTGTAGTTTTTCCACTTCCACTCTTTCCAACAAAAGCAACTATTTCTCCAGCTTTTACATCTAAATTTATATTTTTTAAAACATATTCATTTGAATCTTCATACTTATAATTTACATTTTCAAATTTTATATCTTGAATTTTTTCGTCAAATTCAATTGCTTCACCAAAGACATCTGTTTCAACCTTTTCATCAAAAATTTCAACAACTCTATCTGCTGATGGTAAAGAATCTTGTAAATCATTGTTTTTACTAATCAGTCTTTTTAATGGTTGGTGCATGAGTCCCAAAGCTGTTACAAAGGAAATCAAATCTCCTGATGTAATTTTTTTAGTAACTAATATTTGATATCCACCATACAAGACAACTAAAAGTACCATAAATGTTGTTATAACTTCATTTATAGGAGATACTTTTGCTTTAATTTTTGTAGTTTTATAGGCTTGTTCAAACTCTTCCTTAGTTAAATCTTTATATTTATCTATAACAAAATCTGTGTTATTAAAAGCTTTAATAACAAATATCCCTGAAAGAGTTTCTTGAGTAAAGGCAGTAACTTTACCTGTTGTATCCTGTCTTTCTCTACCATATTTTCTAATTTTTTTAGTATATTTTCTAACAACTCTTATAATTAAAGGTAAAAGTATAAGAGAAACTAAAGCTAAAATATAGTCCACTTGAAACATTCTTCCTGTAAGAATTAAAACTGTTAATAACTCTTTAAACATATCAAAAATTATAAAGCCTATTCTTCCTAATGAAGTAGTATCATTAGTTAATTTTGAAAGAGTGTCTCCTAATTTATTTTTTTTAAAATAACTTATTGGTAATTTCTCTAAATGAGAAAATATATCTATTTTTATTTCTCTTTTTATAGTCTCAGTTACAAAGTTAGATGTTATTTCAGAATAATATGATGAAACAACTTTTATTACAGTAGCTACAAAAATTCCACCTATTATCCATAAAAACATTTCTTTATTTTGGTTTATCAACACATCATCAACAAATTTTTTGCTTAACCAAGCAGGTATTGCACTCATTGCTGAAGCAATAGTTGATAAGATGATAACTGCTATCATATGCCATTTATATCTATAACTGTAACCTAAGAAAACATTAAGAGATTTATTTTTAAATTTTAATATTTTCATTTTCCTTCCTTAACAAGAAAATCTGCATAACTTTCTACAACAGCTTTTCCTTCAACTTTTTTTCTCATATTTTCAATTTTTTCTTCAATTTCTGGTAAATTTTCCAAAATCTTTTTCATATGCTTTTCAATATTTTTAGCTTCACAATCTTTTTGAATAAGTTCTGGGAAAATTTCATCATTTA includes the following:
- a CDS encoding ABC transporter ATP-binding protein yields the protein MKILKFKNKSLNVFLGYSYRYKWHMIAVIILSTIASAMSAIPAWLSKKFVDDVLINQNKEMFLWIIGGIFVATVIKVVSSYYSEITSNFVTETIKREIKIDIFSHLEKLPISYFKKNKLGDTLSKLTNDTTSLGRIGFIIFDMFKELLTVLILTGRMFQVDYILALVSLILLPLIIRVVRKYTKKIRKYGRERQDTTGKVTAFTQETLSGIFVIKAFNNTDFVIDKYKDLTKEEFEQAYKTTKIKAKVSPINEVITTFMVLLVVLYGGYQILVTKKITSGDLISFVTALGLMHQPLKRLISKNNDLQDSLPSADRVVEIFDEKVETDVFGEAIEFDEKIQDIKFENVNYKYEDSNEYVLKNINLDVKAGEIVAFVGKSGSGKTTLVNLLARFFNTDEGTVKVNGVNIKNIPLKIYRNKFAIVPQETFLFGGTIKENISFGKEVTDEEIISAAKMANAYNFIQEDLPNKFETEVGERGALLSGGQKQRIAIARALIKNPEIMILDEATSALDSESEKLVQEALDSLMEGRTTFVIAHRLSTIVRADKIVVMENGEIKEMGTHSELIAMNGIYKNLYDIQFNENV